A DNA window from Mytilus edulis chromosome 14, xbMytEdul2.2, whole genome shotgun sequence contains the following coding sequences:
- the LOC139504165 gene encoding transcription intermediary factor 1-alpha-like, translating into MSLEKDILCGPCLFDDVTKDAGRWCTNCEEGLCRECENVHRKGKTTRNHKVITIEDYRKIEHVSISQICEQHGENLQWFCKSHDEVLCVVCVPSKHKTCSDVIPISANSAKSGQSSALNDLEETIEGTLRNVQQCIKNRESATKEIEKQELEVRTIVLDTRTKINVHLDKLEENLLNELRSTSRTCKSKYKNNLEKLKSTEEMLTKLREQSIHIKQFSSDIQVFLGTRHINKQILDEIKTIKTELGVSKDYALDVSFHSLIEKLSNEVDDFGKILVSESSTKLDFRDPKIDQAQMEINIPTSRNISDFKLQLIKSFQMTKTHYHDKLNVSDCVILPNGHLMIANDTNDKLLIEYSDTGKLIRDIRVSGPPYAIDVIDRDRIVVTYGASSYLEIMNNNYVNVDNKISLHKSCWGVSHADMKLYVAQGDCIQVLDLSGRQLKTIKTASESVSRIYLSNEKIVYSDWDSNIVHCCHLNGNEFWHFEHDSINFPRDITADCYNNVFVVSHDSENLTTVQHDGKNSKTLLTTSDGLRLPRTAYYDKGNRTLVICNDGGKVLLFKVV; encoded by the coding sequence ATGTCTTTAGAAAAAGATATATTATGTGGTCCGTGTTTGTTTGATGACGTCACGAAGGACGCAGGGAGATGGTGCACAAATTGTGAAGAGGGGTTATGTAGAGAGTGTGAAAACGTTCACAGAAAAGGTAAAACCACAAGAAACCATAAGGTGATTACAATAGAAGATTACCGCAAGATTGAACATGTTTCAATCTCCCAAATATGTGAGCAGCATGGTGAAAACCTGCAATGGTTCTGTAAAAGTCACGACGAAGTCCTTTGTGTTGTATGTGTCCCGTCCAAACACAAAACGTGTTCTGATGTTATACCAATAAGTGCAAACTCAGCAAAATCAGGACAATCCTCTGCTTTAAATGATCTAGAGGAGACGATTGAGGGAACTTTGCGCAACGTGCAACAATGCATCAAGAATCGTGAATCTGCTACAAAGGAAATCGAAAAACAAGAACTGGAGGTCAGAACCATTGTTCTTGACACGAGAACTAAAATAAACGTCCATCTCGACAAATTAGAGGAAAATTTGTTAAACGAACTAAGATCAACATCTCGCACTTGTAAATCAAAATACAAGAACAACCTCGAAAAGCTAAAATCAACAGAAGAAATGCTTACTAAGTTAAGGGAACAATCAATTCATATTAAACAATTTTCTTCTGACATACAAGTATTTCTTGGAACGCGACATATCAATAAGCAGATCTTAGACGAGATAAAAACCATTAAGACTGAACTCGGTGTTTCCAAGGATTATGCATTAGATGTATCTTTTCATAGCTTAATCGAAAAATTATCCAACGAAGTTGATGACTTTGGTAAAATATTAGTTTCAGAATCTTCCACCAAACTTGATTTTAGGGACCCAAAAATAGACCAGGCTCAAATGGAGATCAACATCCCCACGTCAAGAAACATATCCGACTTCAAACTCCAGCTAATCAAATCTTTTCAAATGACGAAGACACATTACCATGATAAATTGAATGTTTCAGATTGTGTAATATTGCCTAATGGTCATTTAATGATAGCGAACGACACAAATGATAAACTTTTAATTGAGTACAGCGATACAGGTAAACTTATCCGTGATATACGAGTATCTGGCCCACCATACGCTATTGACGTGATAGATCGTGATCGTATTGTCGTGACGTACGGAGCTTCATCATACCTAGAAATAATGAATAACAATTATGTCAACGTTGATAATAAGATCAGTTTACATAAGAGTTGCTGGGGTGTATCTCATGCGGATATGAAACTTTATGTTGCTCAAGGAGACTGTATTCAAGTCCTGGATTTATCTGGAAGAcaattgaaaacaataaaaacgGCATCTGAAAGTGTATCACGCATCTATTTGAGTAACGAAAAGATAGTTTACTCAGATTGGGATAGCAACATAGTGCATTGTTGTCATTTGAATGGGAACGAATTTTGGCATTTTGAACATGACAGCATCAACTTTCCAAGAGATATCACAGCAGATTGTTACAATAATGTTTTCGTTGTAAGCCATGATAGCGAAAATCTAACAACAGTTCAACATGACGGGAAAAACAGTAAGACGTTACTGACAACATCGGATGGACTTCGCTTGCCACGAACTGCGTATTATGACAAGGGAAATAGAACATTGGTGATATGCAACGATGGAGGAAAGGTTTTGTTGTTCAAAGTCGTTTAA